From the Arctopsyche grandis isolate Sample6627 chromosome 11, ASM5162203v2, whole genome shotgun sequence genome, one window contains:
- the LOC143919257 gene encoding uncharacterized protein LOC143919257: MRGSNLKKRIKKTLITTTEAPQPGCSQTAQMETEWQFPKHTAKNVKDVAPEFKIQEKNKFEGLLEVSDVPRSGGRIPPIIMTATGTHGSMIESIKKFIKDFTMTYIGQNNVKIQCKSLEDFKKLRDGLTPDRQFHTFSRKEEKEIKSVVRGLPKLPEADIKDDIIRQGFPVTKVIQMKTKEPRSNATELYLVFFEPSVSAKKIKEIRYICYTKVSVVKYTSKSQNITQCFRCQEYGHAAKNCNRQAKCVKCAGTHLTAQCNQGIVTPAVCSGCSGSHPANFKDCPKRQSYLKMLESRKNRASIVKANPWKLPVAQPQNIPVVNDHNFPKLPTIKTPSPNIPNIPKKPHQPTNPNIQPTTDLTSMASMTKMLKILQEIRAKASGCTDKLELALMLVEYLDVFD; encoded by the coding sequence atgcgaggatccaacctgaaaaagcgaattaagaagacactgataactacaaccgaagctcctcaaccaggctgctctcagaccgctcagatggagaccgagtggcagtttccaaaacatacggcaaagaacgtgaaagatgttgctcctgaatttaaaattcaggagaaaaacaaatttgaaggcctcttggaagtttccgatgtccccagaagcggtggaagaatcccgcccatcatcatgacagctactggcactcacggcagcatgatcgagtcgatcaagaagtttataaaagacttcacaatgacttacattggtcaaaataatgtcaagatacaatgtaaaagtcttgaagactttaaaaaacttcgggatggattgacaccagaccgacaattccataccttttccaggaaggaggaaaaggaaataaaaagtgtcgtacgtggcttgccgaaattgccggaagctgatattaaagatgacatcatcagacagggattccctgtaaccaaagtcatacagatgaagacgaaggagcctaggagcaacgccaccgagctatacttggtgttcttcgagccatcggtatcggcaaagaagattaaagaaatccggtacatctgttacacaaaggtcagtgtcgttaaatatactagtaaatcacaaaatattactcaatgtttcagatgccaagaatatggacacgctgcgaaaaactgcaatcggcaggccaagtgcgtcaaatgtgccggcactcacctcaccgcacaatgcaatcaaggaatagttacccctgctgtctgctcaggctgttcaggatctcaccccgctaacttcaaagactgtccaaaaagacagagctatctgaaaatgctggaatcgaggaagaatcgagcatcaattgtcaaagccaacccttggaaactcccagtggcgcagccacaaaatatcccggtcgttaacgatcataacttcccaaagctaccgaccattaaaactccttcaccaaatatcccaaatatccctaaaaaaccccaccaaccaaccaatcccaacattcaaccaacaacagacctaacttccatggcgtctatgacgaagatgttgaagatcctccaggagattcgtgccaaggccagcggttgcactgacaaactagagctggcactcatgcttgtcgaatatctcgatgtctttgattaa